Genomic window (Ananas comosus cultivar F153 linkage group 16, ASM154086v1, whole genome shotgun sequence):
TGGGGACCTATGTGGATCTGTTGCAGCAACAATGAATGGGGCTATGTTCAATTTAGTCATAAACAAGTGGCGTGAGGCTTTTGAAAGTTTGAAAGAGACTAGTGATTATAAGACTCTATCAGCAGCAGGCTCTCTTATGAAAAAGATGGTATGCACACATTATTGAGAATTACCAACTGTCCTGGTAGAATGCCGTGTGTCCGAAATTTTTAGGAATTTGCAACAAGCTGTAATtcaatttctttgtttttcttcagATTCGTTTGATAGATTTGGTGCTGAAGATATTTCCTGAAGATTCTAAGGAACCGCAAACAGCTCGGATTTTGCTATACAAGTTGTTTTATGATCAGACAGATCAAGGGCTAACTCACTTTCTCTTCAACCAGTTCAAATCTTTTGATTCACACAAACAACCTAAAAggtctttctaatatatatatatatgtatcatgtTGTACTTGTTTTGTTCATTCACATTCATCATTTCAATTATAGTACCTTTTTCTTAACTCAAGCAAATGGACTCACAAAATCATCATGATGCTTCCATTTCCCTACATGCTTTATTTAGAACACGACCTTCTAAGTGCTTTGTTTTGTATCTAATTTGTGCTGTGAATTATGGTTCTTCTGTACTTAAACTAACAGCTGTTCAGAttctatattataaatagtaatgCAGCAAACTTGGCACACATCAGTGTTGTCAATATGTTTTTCATGACATTATACTTGAGTATTGCCAGCAAACATCTCTAACTAGTAAATTGTTCTCATTCCAAATATTTGGTATATAATGATGTActctttcaaaatttcaacatttCCCCTTCTTAACTGAGACTCTTTTCTATATATTAGTGATCTTGCAGATTTACTAGAAATAATCCATGTAGTTTTTCGGCTTATGGAGAAGCTTCAAGCATGTGGTTTGTTAAGGGTATGTCTTTcctcaaaattttttcttttaaactttTCACTTATGGAAATGAGGAACCTCATTTAAAATAACTTTACTTTTTGGTTGTGTTTGGTGTATTTTAGGTTTCAAAAAAGACAAGAAGAGGTAGAAAAAAGAAGGCGCCAAATGAAAATGTTCACAAAGAAGCTGCAAATGTTCATAAAGAAGCTGCAAAACCGAGAGAGGCAGATGCTAGTACAACAGAAGTAAACAGTCAATTGGACGAGTCTGGCATGCCAACTTGTCAACCATTTGTAGATTCAGGGGAGTTAGGGCAGGAGCAAGTGGAGCCAAATTTGCCTGAAGCTGCTGATATTGAAGGCAAGTTATTCTCAAATCCACTGGACAGTGAGGAAGTGAATACCAACTTCATTGACATAGCAGATGGAACATCAGATTATTCAACAGATGATCAGGTTCCTGCTACAAGTGAAGTTGATTTCAATGTATCCAGATTGGTCCTTAGTTTTGCAAACAATGCTGTTATAAATAACTTAGGCTGGCTATTGAGGTACTACAAGAGCAACTCTGTTGGTACAAATCACCACCTTATATCCATGCTACGCAGGTTTTGCGAAGATCTGGAGATGACCCCAATGCTCTACCAAGTAAGGCACattgataaaatattgaaatCCTTTATATTGTATTTAATTCTAAAAGATAACATTTGTGACTGATCATATAGCGCGTTCACTTTCATTTGTTGGCAGTTATCACTTCTCACCATCATTTATGATATATTAGCTGACAAAAAATCAACAAGATGCAAGGAGTATGCAAATATTACAAGTTTTCTTACCAAGTTTGTGAGGAAGATGCTGAAGTTAATGACAAAACAACCTTTGTTTTTTGTTGAAATACTCTTCTGGAAGACAAGAAAAGAGTGTCATTGCATGAATGCAGACGCACTGATGTGTGACATAGCCAACTTCAAGAAAGATATTAGGAACTTGGGAAATAATGGAACTGGTCTGTCAAATAACAGAGAACAAGTCCAGAAAAGCATAGCAGACTCTCTTGGTGATGACGAAGCTGATTTAGCCGTTCCTTATTATCCTCATCATCAGACGTAGGTTATCTGTTAgcttttttggttatttttctACTTCTATTCTTTCATCCTTTTCTCCTATGAATTCTTGCAGTTGATTTAGCCATCGTTTTGCTGCACAGGGAGGAAATTTCATCTGATGGTACTCATGAAGATGACTTGGATAAACCAAATGAAGTTACAAATAAAAAGATCAGCTCAAGATCCCTTGTGGATAAAGGCTCTGAAGACAAAAATGGGTAATGATATCGTTTTTGCCTTTTAACTGCATTTCTTCTTGGTTAAATACTTGAGAATACTGCTCATTAAGCTGTCGTTGTTCCAGTAATACTATTTCACCCAATTTTGAAACTACAATGGCACCTAGGAGGAAAAGGGCTCCTGCTTTGAACCAAGAACAAGAGAACACAATCAGAAATCTGTATGAAAAGTACGTGTAGAACTGCAAGTTCTTTTATGAGAAAGTTTCCTTAACGCTTCATTTCTTTCTCTATTAGCGCATGTGGTAGTCAGTATGATTTGAGTGTAATAAACAAGAGAAACTTCTTTCCATGATGTTTGTGCTGTTgaacttttttaagttttcctTTAGataggtcactgatacgaactTTCCTGGACATTTCAGATACAAGGACGAGCGCAAATGCGCTCATCTTATTGCAGAAGCTTTAGACTCTGATGGGAAAGTATCTTCAGCTCAAGTTTCTCGGAAGCTTAAACAGCTAGGTCTTAGAACTGGGATAAGAAAAACGCCCGAGGATGGTGGTGCTTCCTCTTCAGCAAGAGATGATCCAAACATTGTTCGTCTTAATGCACTGGAAAGAGATGCTTCTCATAGTATGAGTGATCACGGGAAAGGCTCCATTCTCGACAGCTCTATGTAAGTTGTTTTCGCACTTCAACTTTTATGCAAGCTGTTACTAAATATGCAGCtttatagtttatatatttacaaAGATTACAATATTTATTCCTCAAAGGACCTATTAAGTCATTTTGATTTTCTCCACATTCATATTTGAACTATCATCATCATAGCTGCTGTCCAgaaattgaaaatatcataaGTGCTTTCATATTTATCAAAATACTCAATAATGctcatataaaattataaatactatAACTGGCATTTGAGAGTATGATTGTGATTTTCATTAGACCTTTTTCTACAATCTTTAATGCACCAGTTTCTGTTTAGACAAGTCATCTCATTTTGCTTGCAGACTCTTGTTTCTAAGTTCAACCCtttgttgcaattttttttttcttactggCTGTTTCAGACatagaagaaaaagaacacGTGCCTTCAGCAAGGATCAAGAACTTCAGATCAAAGAACTGTTTGCACGGTAGGTATATAGTTTGTTCTGCGAGGTAGATAATTGTGGCAAAATTTGAATCTCTTACAATTTATCATTTGAATGTATCCATCAACAACCAGCGAGTTTGAATAAGAGGAACCTTCTgatgatatatttatatttaccatGTGCAGTTTATCACTTGTGTTAAACGCCCATTTAATTAGGGGTTTCTGTTATTTGTAGGTataagaatgatgaaaattgcAGTCGCATGATTGCAAAGGCATTGGACGCTGATAACACATACACTGCTTCCCAAGTTTCCCATAAACTGAAGCAACTTGGGTTACTTGTTCTTGGAAAAAAAGTGTCACCTATAGATGTGGAGCTTACAGAAGACAAACGAACTATTGATAGTGATGCGCAATCTGATGAAGAGACATTACTAGGAATGCTaccaaagtaattttttttcattcatatGCAAAGCAAACATACTCGTTCTCCTGAAATGATTTGTTCCGACCAGAATACAATCATCACATTAGATACTGACATTATGTTTCATAGCATCTGAAGATAACAATGCTGTAGAGTGATATAATAGGGTAAAGCTTTGCGGATCTAACTATGAGCATCTGTTTTGCTTATGCTAATAACATATCATTACAACTTTCTCCAACTAGCAAGCTATTTTCTCTGTTTATGAAATGTTTTTATCCTGATTGATGTCATCTGAACATTTTCTCAGAAGACAAAGGAAGACCATGTTTTTGGCGGATGCTGCAACAATTGTACCACAGGATGTGGAAGCATCGAAAGACCATAATTCTGATGTTGAAATGTTGCGCACGGATAAGAAAGCATCAGAAGATTATG
Coding sequences:
- the LOC109721913 gene encoding protein timeless homolog, encoding MEDEGLSGICAGLGSAEEDEDGAIIGYTTGENCLDNLKDLQRYLRRDDPQRRNVFKQICKWNVVSHDLIPIIEYYQNDHNLMISAVKILVFLTMPVDPSSDDVAQQIECLWDLKAAMARNVMIAVIVSLLEDPLDHLERDSFTEDDWKLVQLVVTLFRNILAIQDITLQQKASGSATQFLCLTDSILELLFQENIMDIILVLTQHVGESSGYLQQDNLLLLEIFHNIFLRRDPELIAKVYNKKSETDGDINASLDSLKSIMEEEREKKRIIKQRSLERHSMFSGTFTRLSMDGSKMLFKGNPASASGNSFLKVHKVQRGPLKRIAWDHGSLLLPKKNISELLHNFLNQFLSGGYNVLMQSILRDIEKEDPSIQHSDIITFFQVAAFVFSFQYQRALVCKKPDMKGSTSESSLNYEDVDHSSFSGDLCGSVAATMNGAMFNLVINKWREAFESLKETSDYKTLSAAGSLMKKMIRLIDLVLKIFPEDSKEPQTARILLYKLFYDQTDQGLTHFLFNQFKSFDSHKQPKSDLADLLEIIHVVFRLMEKLQACGLLRVSKKTRRGRKKKAPNENVHKEAANVHKEAAKPREADASTTEVNSQLDESGMPTCQPFVDSGELGQEQVEPNLPEAADIEGKLFSNPLDSEEVNTNFIDIADGTSDYSTDDQVPATSEVDFNVSRLVLSFANNAVINNLGWLLRYYKSNSVGTNHHLISMLRRFCEDLEMTPMLYQLSLLTIIYDILADKKSTRCKEYANITSFLTKFVRKMLKLMTKQPLFFVEILFWKTRKECHCMNADALMCDIANFKKDIRNLGNNGTGLSNNREQVQKSIADSLGDDEADLAVPYYPHHQTEEISSDGTHEDDLDKPNEVTNKKISSRSLVDKGSEDKNGNTISPNFETTMAPRRKRAPALNQEQENTIRNLYEKYKDERKCAHLIAEALDSDGKVSSAQVSRKLKQLGLRTGIRKTPEDGGASSSARDDPNIVRLNALERDASHSMSDHGKGSILDSSIHRRKRTRAFSKDQELQIKELFARYKNDENCSRMIAKALDADNTYTASQVSHKLKQLGLLVLGKKVSPIDVELTEDKRTIDSDAQSDEETLLGMLPKRQRKTMFLADAATIVPQDVEASKDHNSDVEMLRTDKKASEDYDSDRETLSTILGQRKKRISPVDIMARTSKLESDTKIPSATFEDVMGQHESESNLESRREVVSTDALEDDIASEVDYTDDRGQETGNELMELEDSGDDTNSAAPQNVMHRRNLRLVIDEDEDE